CTGCGTTCAGGTTTAGCCGCCCATCCAAAAAGAACGGTCATTCTAGCCGGCAAGGTATTTcgggcggtcgctcatacactgcgtattacggtagagagGTCACTCACTATTTTAaaaccgctgtcatggaaaaCTAAATAGATGTTCCTGGCTGGTAAaggatgaacaaacaatccttcCCAAAACGTGCAAAATTAGCCAGagcagaactctgcatctcggcctgtagctGCAGCAAtgaaagggtgttcagctgctggacgcaccatcctgagcgcaggactgcgctaaagccatttacagtggattcaataatgttcctacacaaaaacacgtagcctaatcttggtgagtaaaggattatcaaaatataaattaatattaattaaaccctgtaatcataatgtagacagagtatacaggccaATGTTGGCAttcttcttttaatattcagctttaccgtcgccttaatgccagattgtgaagagaagtggcgaaacaaatcccgcagagcctttatcttaatttcgttattgccaaatacccgtcatcatttattttaatgtaatttgacattaaaaaaagaagaaagacttCTTTtaattggtgtgttggccaatttaaaggctaagtgtataTACCTAGGCCTATtcagagtgctgagatgttaccgaggacttattttatttctttgttccagccaaagtggcctatagcctacgtttattacgaataaatgatgctaaaacaaatgactcattcttgaaaaaaggcaaaagagctgtgtgcatgtgcacactTGAATAATGTCGGACTATAAATGGGTTCaggccagggccggagtgggactccttttcacccctggagtttcaagcattatgctgcgttcacaccagacacggaacgcgtgtcaagcgcgagtgatttacatgttaagtcaatgcaaacgtgcgaatagacatcctgcggcgtgatacgcgcgaatggcgcggtgcgaatgacgagaattgcgcggtgcgcatggggcgaatggcgtggcgcgaattgagcattttgcttgtttgacgcgcttaatgcgcgtttcgcgcgaatcacatgcgttcgaaaatctgaacttcagcggacattcgcgccgcattaaccaatcaggagcttgctcttgtgggtgcgtgattgtgacgtatcgcctgttgtcggtgtcccaggggtaatcccccagcagacaccgacaagaagttcatcaaactgggctgggctcagtcagaagcaccgttgaaaacctccatcagccacgttcagtttctggaggagtctatgagcttaaagagctgtatgcacctctgaaaggatgtagtggactcagacacggccctaaacgtatcgccgctgtttatcatccttcataaagtacataaacactgttattttcttcataaaatccatgttagctatttagctatgaagctagagtcaccgggcagacagaagccctgcccgtcacgcgaatccgcatctgttctgaagtgaatttgacacgtgaatgaagcggggtttgacgcgcgaatgaagcgagtaacctcaaatgttcacgcggctatttacgcgcgaatggcgcgatttatccgcgcgttccgcgtctggtgtgaacacagcattagaccggcccacctcagttcacgactgactatattaaaataaggtaatttccaattcagtttctaattacactatcacgtctttttcaacaaccttacagttttatatgtaaaaaaaaaataattactcagGGTAGGATCGAACACGGATCGATGACGTCGTAACGCAACtggctgaccactggaccacaatggcgcagATACACCCGAgtggccggaatgatagttaAATCACCATtattaccctgcaggctgcattttgctcatggggctgcgagacaataaataagaagagcggagctgcggcaaaataatgaataaaaagagtgaggctatggtcaaataattaaataaatgaaaaaaaaagtgcgactgctgagagtgcaagcagcaagaaacaccggccctcgcggccaaaaaacagaccggaaCACCGGGAActctcccagtcctcccgattggccaatccgggcctggttcaGGCTTCATAAAGCTGTTAATCCAAATGTACCTGTCGGGCTCGggcctaatttttatggcccgattacagctctaccATCCACCTTTCATTCAGATTCATTACTTTTATGTTATTCATTGCTCCATGCTCCTATTTTGAATATTTAGGGttatgtaaatacacaaatcagcaaaatatataacactgttctagtagtttttttaaaaaaatatgaaatttttaaagaaaaaatgttaCATATTGTGTCGTTAAGTAGCAATATTTTCTCAAGTCACATCATTGTGgcatcataataaaataataacaaaataaatatatttacatatacatttgtcATTCAATATCAATCAGAAAACGAGTGTTTAGTCTGCCATTTTAATTAGCATTTCTCAGCACAAAAAAGAgctactgaaaaaaaatcaatagcaaCAAGATAAGCGAGGTCTTGtaacatttagtcattttcttttcggctttgtccctttattaatcaggggtcgccacagcggaatcaacttatccagcgtatgttttacacagcggacgcccttccagctgcaacccagtcctgggacACACCCATGTACACTGAttcacactgcagccaatttagttcaaccaattcccctatagcgcatgtcttaggactgtgggggaaaccggagcaccagcaGAAAACCAacgccaatacggggagaacatgcaaactccgcacagaacagccaactgacccagctgggacttgaattggcgaccttctttctgtgaggcgatcgtgctacccactgcgccaccgtaacACCCGGGCTTTAAACAATCGCAATTAATTTAGCGCAAATGCAGATTTTCTGATGCCATTTTAAACTGCCGAGCCACTTGAAACCCTTCCCACACAAAGAGCAAAAATACGGTCTCATGAAAGCGTGTCTTTTCAAGTGCATCTTCAGGTGTGACGGCGAAAGAAACGTTTTATTACACAAGCCACAATTAAACAGCCTCCCAGACACATCCTTGGAACTGCGTCCTTTTGTCAGCATCCTAATAACCTCTGAAGACCTTGTTTTTCCGCAATGAGTCTGCTGCGAATGCCGCTTCAAGTCTTTCTGGTACGTGAATCTGTCGCCACACTGAGCGCAAGTGAACGGCTTTTCTCCGGTGTGAACTCTGATGTGAGTCTGCAGGTTCCCTTTAATGGTGAAGTCTTTTCCGCACTGAGGGCAGAtgtacggcttctctccggtgtgggtCCTCATGTGGATGTTAAGGTTGGTTTTGTTGGGCGAACTCTTTCCGCAGTGATGGCACATGTAAGGTCTTTCCCCCATGTGCGTCTTCACGTGATTCCTGAGCTGATTCTTGTCCGGACTACTTGCTCCGCAGTGTTTACACACGAACCCGTTATTCCTGGTGTGAATCTTCAAGTGGTAGCCGAGGCTGACCTTACATCGGAAACCCTTTCCACAGTGTCCGCAGATGAACGGCCTCTCTCCTGTGTGAACCCTCATGTGAATAATCAGGCTTTCTTTTCGCGAGAGACTCTTTCCGCAGAGCTTGCAGGAGAACGGAGCCGCTCCGGGATGAGTTTTCTGGTGGGCCCTGAGGGTCCCTTTATGAGTGAAACTCTTCCCGCATTGCTGGCAAGTGAACGGCCTCTCTCCGGTGTGAGATCTTATGTGCACCGTGAGGCTGGTTCTTTGAGCGAACCGTTTCCCGCACTGCTGGCAGACGTGAGGTTTTTCTCCGGTGTGAGTCCGCATGTGGACACTAAGGTCTCTGCGCTTGAGGAAGCACTTTCCACAATTGACGCAGATTGCTGTTGGCTTTTCCTCTGAGGGAGTCTTTTCAGTCTCAGAGGTGCTAAAATGTTTTTGATGTGTTTCATTCTGATCTTTCTCCTCTGTTATATTCAGATCTTGCCTCTCGTCTTTCAGCAACACACGCTCTAAGATGAAAAAGACAAACACCAATCAGTTGTGGAGGCAGTTGTGGCCTAATGGTTAGGGAGCTGGACTTGTAATGGAATGGTTTCTGGTTTGATTCCCTGTCCTAGCAGGAATTGAAGAAGGGGGAGTGAATGAACCACACTCTCTCCACCTTTAAAATCTAGCTGAAGCAAGGCACCTAGGCCCTAATTGCTCCCTAGGTGTTGGAAGCAATAGCTGCCCACTGCTCCCGGTGTATGCTCGCTGTGTGTGTAGTTGGATGGGTTAAAAGCAGAGGACTAAATTTGAGTACGGTTATTATACTGATACTGTTATTATACAGTTACTGATTATTATATAATAGAGCTGGCCATTTCATATTTCATCACGCATTTCCTCTGATAATCTTTATTGTGTCCATATAGCCTGACAGTAAGCACATATTGCCAAAACCACACAGTGCGAGtctaatgtttcatatttttcaatgaaaatgaaagttattacgctccattttgttataaatttgcatatagtGAAGATGACGGTGATATAAATATGTACATGTTGCCTTagcatttttggtgtctgttatgtTTAAGTTGCtgatataaaaattaaaagagaCAGTGCTTTATgtgatgttttcattttatagttaagagcaggggtcaccaacctcggtcctggagggccggtgtccctgcagggtttagctccaacttgcctcaacacacctgcctggatgtttcaagtatacctagtaagaccttgattagcttgttcaggtgtgtttgattagggttggagctaaaatatgcatgacaccggccctccaggaacaaattTGGTGACCCCTGTGTTAAGATAGTGAAACGTAGCCAGGGTGCATGACATTATAAAAAGTACACTgcatttgaagatttacccgacgtgtccttGCGTCCTCCGGAGTTCGTTATAAACTTGTGATGTCTGAACTTACAAGCAAAGAATGCAAAACTGAACTTTGTGTACGTGATATTGAGAAAAATGCCCAATCAGAATGtcttcagatgtctccgttttgcCCATCCACAACCATAACGGCCTTTTCAGCGTTTCGGGGCTCGAATACTCCGgggtagtgtggacggaaggtGCAACCATAGCAagttatgcgttttcaaactaaaacgggGCCTTATTAAACAATTAGATTTGCCATATTTAATTGATAACCCACAGAAGATGAAGATAGTAGTTAATAGTTGTATAAAAAACAACAAGAtgaaaatatttgcatatttgtaacCACCTCTGAGAAATGTGGTGGCCGCGAGTCACTGGTATTGCTATTTTGGGGGTGCGGGCTGGAGCAAGAGGATTGTTGAATGTTTATTAATTGTGAATGTTAATGAGTTTATTCTTTATGTTTATTTGCTTGTTCTGTTTTGatgtagggcgaggcagtggcgcagtaggtagtgctgtcgcctcacagcaagaaggtcgctggttcgaacctcggctcagttggtgtttctgtgtggagtttcgcgtgggtttcctccgggtgctccggtttcccccacagtccaaagacatgcggtacaggtgaatttggtaggctaaattgtccgtagtgtatgagtgtgtgtgtggatgtttcccagagatgggttgcggctggaagggcatccgctgcataaaaaacttgctggataagttgatggttcattctactgtggtgaccccagactaataaaggaactaagccgacaagaaaatgaatgaatgttttgatgTAGTTTACAGCGCTACGATGCAGATGATGCTACGGTTGCAAATGTGCAAAGATGTTAAGATGTTTTTTAAGACCACTAACCTGATAATCTTGGGGATTTTATGCTTGTATGTAACAACGAACTGAGACTACAAATACTAAAACAAAGTTTATTGCATCTAAAGCTGCCGTCACTCTGCTCATAGACTACCATTCATAAGCACGatatgcgtcagaccggaaacgcaaggtcgtgctgcaagtttcgcagttcgctgtgttgaaaagttcaagcttggcgaactctgacctgcaaaatcgcatcacttgactacgTGAGACCAATCGTAGATCAAAATGGACCAGTCGCTTGCTTTTTTagaccgtactcacactaggtactgTTCGAAcggggccaaagcacgcttgtcccccctcccgtctcccccgaaggcccgcactcacaccacaatcgggcctggacacgcttacgtcatcgctgctgcgctgttcagtgagaagcgctctctcactcagcagcacagtggagatttctctagttatatcgtttcagtcgtttgatatgtcgtcaaatatttcgccaaacagtccttagggatgcggggacacgcagtcagatatttcgccgaacagatccaccacttttggcgctcataaacaatcataaagctctcgtgctgcaggaatgaggaggtctgctgaaggcgcgcagctgtcatgcagtgaggagttctcgtctttaataaactatggcagtttgcgttcactgaacagtaagaatgattaataaatccatatgaaacaaccccttaaaagtcacgtctcgctttcagtttcgggctttggcgcgttttgcactcacacacaagtgtaccgcgccaaagcccaagtgaaccgggctcaggcacacctcttccaaccgggccagggccggccaagtgaaccgtgcttgagcctgattcagcgcactcacacttctcaaacgatccgggaaacgggcctgggcacggtacggatgggatagtgtgagtaggcccttaatgtctatcttgtttaatcccgccccatTTTCACCGTGCCGGACGACacaatttcgcaagctcaaactcgaatgtgaccgcagctttaggcaTGGGTCTCAATTTCTCAATcaagtcaattcctggagggccgcagctctgcacagttttgctccagccctgatcaaacccatgaaggtgttcaagactctttTGAACGCCGGTTATTTGGATCAGCTTTGCTTGATAGGGTtgtagcaaaactgtgcagagctgcggccctcgaggaattgagtttgagacgcACGATCtaagtaaataaatcaaacacTCCCGTCAAAAGCTCTCCGCCTCCTTTTTGAAGCTGAAGAGCTGCTATGTGGGTTAAACAATACTTGGCAAGGCTCACTTCAACTTTCACTAGTCAGGGTTCCCAAGCTAAGCTCCAGCGTAGATTTGCACCAGCTGTCCCAAGTTTTTGCTTAAACTGGAACGTGTTATGGGATTGAGTCTGGAATGTAACTTTAAAACTGTGTACTTGGGAATTGATTCTTCAGAAATACCccagaaaatgatgacagaaatgatGGCCTGATGTAAAGAGGTATCATAAATCATAAATCATAGATCATTAACCTCTCTTTAAGACCAAAAATCCTATAAAATGTCTTCATACTGACGAAGGTGCTTTCCTGACTTTAACGTCTGTAATAGAGGAATTATTTGATGTTCCGGAAAATTCCTGACTAATTAATCCCAGTGTGAAGGAAGAAGGATACCATCATATACCATCATCAGATAGCATTCGTTTGtttccctttggcttagtctcttatttatcaggggtcgccacagcgaaatgaaccgccaacatatccagcatatgttttaaacagcagatgcccttccagttgcaacccagaactgggaaacacccatacacactcatacacaagggccaatttagcttattcaattcacccatagcatatgactgtgggggaaacaggaggaaactcacactaacacggggagaacatgcaaactccacacagtaataccaactgacctagcctggactcgaaccagccaccttcttgctgtgagatgacagtgctaaccaccagaTAGCTGTAAAGTTTAATTATGAAAGCCACACATTCATGAACAGATATTAAGTTTAATGTGACACTAAATCATTATTTTGCTCAGACTCGTACATTTTTCCTCTCAGAAATATGGAAACATGTCTGCACACGCGAGGATTCATATACACTAAAACATCTTTAACATCTCACATGACGTTCACTGAGAATTTCCTTCATTTCTAAAGCGAAAAATGtaataatacacttaaaatgattAACTTTGAGGATGAAAACCAACCTGATTGTTTCGCAGTAACTTGGCTGAACTCTTCAATCTTCACCTCTTCACCTTCCTCTTTCACAACCGCCATCTTTGTTTTGACGCTCTGTCGGGTTTGAGAGTAAATCATCAGTGCGTGTCAATCAGCTCTTCAGTTCACTAGACAGTGCGCTGGTAAGTCAGTCAGTGTGACTATCAATTGCCTTGAATGACTTGATAAACAAATGTATTGAAAGAGtaaataatacagtttatttgagtataaaacattttgtttgggtatttaatcatttatttactatttatatttgtagactaatatatttatataatactaaatgtatttattatttatttactactaatatttgtaataaaacaCTATAAAACTTAACTGTATGTCTCACCGTTATTAAcagaataatatttaatatttacgcTTCAAAACGagcattaatatttaaataatgaggTGTATGCCTTTGTGTTTATGAAAGCAAATGCGTTTGCTTTCATTTATTATGCCTTGAGAACTCACTGTCAATTTacacagaaaaatatatataattacttaGATAATAAAAAACTACGTCAtgctaaataaaaacaataattttaacgCTTTTAAAAAGCCACAAATGAACCGAATCGGTTTatttaaacacttaaaaacacaaacctttcCTTAGCCGGATCAAAAACACAACAGCGCGGCGCATGCTTGTGACGTCACGCATCTataccaaaataaaagtccttcTTGGAGCTTAAGCATAACAAGTTCAGCAGAAGCGAAAACAATGATTTGGctaaaaaaaatatggaaaaaatggCAGAAAACTTGGGATGaagagaataaatgaagacaTTTATATAGAAGGTTGGGGTATTGGAAGAAACTGAATAAAAGAAATTATCATAACTAGGATAAGGAGTGGACATTGTAGATTATACAAGTACTTGCATGTGATAGGTGTGAATATTGTAATATTGAATCTGTGGAACATGTGGTGCTTGAGTGTAAAAAAATATGACACTGAAAGGACAAAGTTAAAAGAAAAATTAAGGGAAATTGAGGGTGCTCTATAAAGGATATACTAGGAAAAACATCAAGAGACATgaattatttcacatttattatatttcttaAGGGTCACTGGTATAGCAAATAGGATATAGAATGAAATATGTATAGTTAATGTATGACAAGAAGAAGAAATGGGTGGTGAGGGGAGTATAAAGTAATAGGGAACAGTTTATCTCTGTCCAAATCCGGTTCACACTCCTATCcgagtgttgccagatgtagctgactgattccagccccaAAACCCTCCCGCTGAAAGCCAAAAAGCACCGTGGTGTCTCTTGCTGGGAGATCACAACACTTTTGTATGTGAAGAACGGGGCAATGCCATCTCTTTAGGAGACCATAACAGGTTTATAAGTGAAGACCGGGGCTGGCGGGCACGCGGTTGCAAAACCGCCCAATGTCACTTTTTAcccacaaaaacaaattaaaaaccgcccaatctggcaacactgtccaATACAGAAGGGGCAGTAATGCACCATTAAAGTTGGTTGCCATCAACTAAAGAAGCTGgataaaatacaatcaaaagCGCTCAGAATATGCTGTGGGAAAAAAAGATCAACACCTCTAGATGCTATGAGAGAAAGGGGGGAGATGCCACTAGATTTGAGAAGGGGAAAACTTGCACTGATGTATCGGGTTAATTTAAAGGGTTGTAATAAAAAAGCACATGTGTGCAATGTTAAATGAACGGAGGAAGTAGTTCTGGGTGGAAATATAAGCAGTGGGTCAGGCAATGTAGCTTGGAAAATAAGGAAATTTGTCCCAATTTATCATTAAAAGGTGTGTCCATTTGGAATATTCCAGAACCGACATGAGATTGTTGGAGGACTGAGAAAAAGCAGAATAATTATTTAGCGACAGCTATAATATTGGCATTTTCATGAGAGAAACTTTTAATTCTTTTGTACAGATTTACACAGATGGGGCAAAAGATCCAGTAGGAGTGTACGTATCAAGATTTAACACCAAAATAATTTTAAGATTGAGTGACAGATTGTCAGTATATACGGGGTGGGCTATTTATATGGACACACCTTATTAAAAcaggaatggttggtgatattaacgtcctgatATTAGTATGTGAGAAGGCAAACGATGTATGGTGGCCATTTTgtagtcggccatcttggatccaacttttgttttgtttttttttaataggaagagggtcatgtgacacatcaaacttattgggaatttgacaagaaaaacaatggtgtgcttgctTTGTAACTTTATTcgttcatgagttatttacaagtttctgaccactgcacaatgtgctgcccattgtgttggatggtcattgcaaccctcttctcccactcttcgcacactgatagcaacaccgcaggagaaatgccagcacaggcttccagtatccacagtttcaggtgctgcacattaTGTATCTTCACAATATAATGCTAATATAACCCATGCCAGTCCTaaaccacccaacccactctgagctgggatcaaaccggcaaccatccgcatgggagtcggttgctctaccaaggaggctaaagaccatggcctctagtgtctgtcgctagagcacctttagaggtcagaggagtgaggtttacctgcacagcacttcactagctggcctctgttacacaaaCATCATATAGAATTCAAATGATGGGTATAAGAGTAATGCTCTTATGGGTGCCTGCGCATATTGGTGTTCAAGGAGATGAAATTGCAGATAAGGAAACAAAACAAGCTGTTAAACATAATGACATTAGTCTAAATGTAAGTATAAGAGTGACATCAGGAGTGTTATTAAGAAAAGAATGAAGGAAAGGTGGCAAAAACAATGGATAATGATATCCAGGGTGAGACTTGGACACACAAAATTAAATAgtacacttttttaaaatgagcgaACATGCTACGGGACAATGAGAGTTGTGTTAAAATCGTTCTGGTCTGATGTGAATTCTCTAATTGTCCAAAAGGTTTGTGGTGATTTTTCTTTAAGCAACAGACGTGTTGTGTTGGGGTTTATGTGAAAGAAAAACTATTCCTTAATTCAACCTTTTGCATtaacctcattttatttattggaaagttttttttttttaatacacaaataTACTCAATGTAAgccaatttttacattttttaaacgaGAACTGGAACTTTATTTAAAACCCATCTCAGACTCTCACAACAAGAAAGCTTTTAAAACGTATaaaacatgtgctttatttaatattctgcattcgtttgttttatttttgtcatgtgccctcatttatttctgtttttgtttctttttctttctcgttgtcttttttttttgctttacctatataatatttattttaaaattgttacatttctcTTGTtgcaaaaaagtaatatttttattgattgtACTATACTTCTATCAGTTTTGTATTTGTTGTAATGGACTGTtgttattgcaaaaaaacaaaaacaaaaaaacaaagggtTTTGTGGACAAGAAGAGACAGTGTTAAATTACACGGTTCGGAGGGCTTTAAGTAAGAATAAAGGAAGAGATAAAACTTCAGTTTAAAACAAATGACATTGCTTTACCTTTATATTGCTTAAAAATACTCATTTGTTAGAGAGTATTCAATGAAAGATGACAGCTTTCTTTTAGTCACAATTTAACAGACGTTCCCGTcaggacttttattttagtttgtcaaTATGACGTGATAGATGGTCGCCGCGCTCCCGGCGCGCGTGTGATTCTCCAGAAaaaggtttgtgtttttgtgtttttaaagtgtCTAAATCACGCAGCGCAGACAGGTTTATAGTTCTGACTAGAAACGCGGAAACATACATCACATAGTTGCACCCGCACGTAACCGAAAATGTTCGCGCTTCATCCCGCACTGCGAAGTGTTGTTCAACTGAATCAGTTGCTTTGATGAACGATTCAGTGATTCGAAGAGCTCGACTCACCAACACCAGCGATACTCGATGTGGTAGATgtaacatgatgatgatgatcatttttgttttgtgccGTGTACTGCATACAGTTACACTCCATATTCCTCCATTTACTTTGAAACAAGTTCTGTTTACCGACCACAGACAGGACTTATTTCACTGACACATTAGAAAAGTATAAACATGGCTTGATGTTGTGGCTACAGCGCAGTAATGCAACCTCTACCACCCAATAAGAAAATACTTTGATGAAAGTGGTATCAAAGAAGCATAAACTAcaatttatacaatatatatatatatatatatatatatatatatatatatatatacacacacacacacacacacacacacacacacacacacacacatatatatatatatatatatatttacacacacatatatatatatatatatatatatatatatatatatatatatatatatatacacacacacatatatatatatatatatatatatatatatatatatatttacacacacacatatatatatatatatatatatatatatatatatatatatatatatacacacacatacatatacacacatgtacacacacacacacacacacatatatatatatatatatatatatatatatacacatacatatacacacatgtacacacacacacacacaca
The Danio rerio strain Tuebingen ecotype United States chromosome 4, GRCz12tu, whole genome shotgun sequence genome window above contains:
- the si:cabz01054394.6 gene encoding uncharacterized protein si:cabz01054394.6; translation: MAVVKEEGEEVKIEEFSQVTAKQSERVLLKDERQDLNITEEKDQNETHQKHFSTSETEKTPSEEKPTAICVNCGKCFLKRRDLSVHMRTHTGEKPHVCQQCGKRFAQRTSLTVHIRSHTGERPFTCQQCGKSFTHKGTLRAHQKTHPGAAPFSCKLCGKSLSRKESLIIHMRVHTGERPFICGHCGKGFRCKVSLGYHLKIHTRNNGFVCKHCGASSPDKNQLRNHVKTHMGERPYMCHHCGKSSPNKTNLNIHMRTHTGEKPYICPQCGKDFTIKGNLQTHIRVHTGEKPFTCAQCGDRFTYQKDLKRHSQQTHCGKTRSSEVIRMLTKGRSSKDVSGRLFNCGLCNKTFLSPSHLKMHLKRHAFMRPYFCSLCGKGFKWLGSLKWHQKICICAKLIAIV